A window of Cellulomonas fimi contains these coding sequences:
- a CDS encoding beta strand repeat-containing protein, producing the protein MPTGPLAPSAPPTGARRPARRTTALAVLVTLLLAPLTALGLASPAAAATYRAFEPVFSANTNGDVLLAANTLMSCNPTTGTGAATCLTARAATTGNYSNNSYASQFVDVDADALTFNSSSSDVTVPTDGTVLFAALTWAGRTAATSATNADLGLRGTARFKAPDGAGYRTVTASRVDSSPDHAYQSYLDVTAIVRAAGSGTYSVANVQSSSGGTNQYAGWSLVVVVSDPAAPARNLTVFTGFGSVASGDPLPTFTVSGFLTPPSGPVKTTLGAVAYEGDMGLTGDAFQLNGTTVTDAMNPATNAFNSSIGRRGAQVTTRNPAHANQLGFDADLFLADGILGNSTTSATITLTTDGDQYYPGVVTFATELYDPKLLGYKSVVDLDGGAVVPGDVLRYTVPVENIGLDTAADSRFFDAIPTGTTFVPGSLVVDGVPQTDAADAVDVGHYDGSENGHVVAHLGAGATSAAGGSIPMTSGTPQHTVSFDVTVDLDATNAQQIVNGAAMTYRGATTYASAASASNVLIDPVVAAPLPGGNRPPVATPHVLTFSPTQSQRAIDVPVLTGDTDPDGDTLTVVAVTDAAGGSVEIRPDGTVRYTPRDDFAGRDVFTYTIQDPGGYRATASVQIEVLNTAPNAVADTATTRGATPVDVDVLVNDDDPNGDTLRLRSAGPTSANGGTVTVLDDDTVTYTPRAGFKGTDTFEYVVEDSRGMTDTAVVTVTVTNNAPVAVADSYTVNTGASRSVALLTNDTDADGDTLGAVLVTGPSHGTLTLNPNGTGTYTSSGSYRGTDSFTYRVSDGTAQSNVVTVTFTVNGAPTAGDDTATVAAGQTSVDVDVLTNDADAEGDLTVTVTGAPAHGTTAVQADGTVRYTPTAGWAGTDRFTYTVTDEGGLTDTAEVVVTVANTPPVAVDDTASTATNTSASHVAVLANDTDVNVTAGVAGQSLRVVSATADRGTVDVETDGTLSVHPPTGFSGTIVVTYTVGDGAGGTDVGELRVTVANGSPSAVADGPVSTPTDRSVLVDVLDNDTDPNTADVLSIVPGSVTTPRDAGGTARGTAVIEDGEVRYTPPTGWAGTVTFTYDVTDGDVTATGTVTVTVANAAPVAVDDTASTPSGTAVTVDVLGDDTDANIPGTDQVLTVTGATADHGATVVVEADGRLTVTPAAGFAGDVTVTYTVSDGAGGTDTGTLVVTVANAAPVVPAVNGTTPYATPVELDLLDGVTDANGDPLTVTVGTPTGADGTTRGTVTVTNGVATYTPPAGYSGTVTFTYTVDDGTDTTTATVTVVVGNAAPVVVKAPTGRSTVRTDAGSAVTVDVLAGVTDPDGGTVTVVDVSQPSSGTVTIVDGKVVYVPAPGFTGTVTFTYTVVDDQGARTTGTVTVEVVDGRAALATTGADVAWVGGAALVLLTLGAALVVVRRRRGVTAA; encoded by the coding sequence ATGCCCACCGGCCCCCTGGCCCCGTCCGCGCCCCCCACCGGGGCCCGCCGGCCGGCCCGCCGCACGACCGCCCTCGCGGTGCTCGTCACGCTGCTCCTCGCCCCGCTCACGGCCCTCGGCCTCGCGAGCCCCGCCGCCGCCGCGACGTACCGCGCGTTCGAGCCCGTGTTCTCCGCGAACACCAACGGCGACGTGCTGCTCGCCGCGAACACGCTCATGTCGTGCAACCCGACGACCGGCACGGGCGCCGCGACGTGCCTCACCGCGCGGGCCGCCACGACGGGCAACTACTCGAACAACAGCTACGCGTCGCAGTTCGTCGACGTCGACGCCGACGCGTTGACGTTCAACTCCTCGTCGTCGGACGTCACCGTGCCCACCGACGGCACCGTGCTGTTCGCCGCGCTCACGTGGGCGGGCCGGACGGCCGCGACGTCGGCCACCAACGCGGACCTCGGGCTGCGCGGGACCGCGCGGTTCAAGGCGCCCGACGGCGCCGGGTACCGCACCGTCACCGCGAGCCGGGTCGACTCCTCGCCCGACCACGCCTACCAGTCGTACCTCGACGTCACCGCGATCGTGCGCGCCGCGGGCAGCGGCACCTACTCCGTCGCGAACGTGCAGTCGTCCTCGGGCGGGACCAACCAGTACGCGGGCTGGTCGCTCGTCGTCGTGGTCTCCGACCCGGCCGCGCCCGCGCGCAACCTCACGGTCTTCACCGGGTTCGGCTCGGTCGCGAGCGGCGACCCGCTGCCCACGTTCACCGTGAGCGGCTTCCTCACCCCGCCGAGCGGTCCCGTCAAGACGACGCTCGGCGCCGTCGCCTACGAGGGCGACATGGGGCTGACGGGCGACGCGTTCCAGCTCAACGGCACGACCGTCACCGACGCGATGAACCCCGCGACCAACGCGTTCAACTCGTCGATCGGGCGGCGCGGCGCGCAGGTCACGACGCGCAACCCCGCCCACGCCAACCAGCTCGGCTTCGACGCCGACCTGTTCCTCGCGGACGGCATCCTCGGCAACAGCACGACCAGCGCCACGATCACCCTCACGACCGACGGCGACCAGTACTACCCGGGCGTCGTCACGTTCGCGACCGAGCTCTACGACCCGAAGCTGCTCGGCTACAAGTCGGTCGTCGACCTCGACGGTGGTGCGGTCGTGCCCGGCGACGTGCTGCGGTACACCGTGCCGGTCGAGAACATCGGCCTCGACACCGCCGCCGACTCCCGCTTCTTCGACGCGATCCCCACGGGCACCACGTTCGTGCCGGGCTCGCTCGTGGTCGACGGCGTCCCGCAGACCGACGCCGCCGACGCGGTGGACGTCGGCCACTACGACGGCTCCGAGAACGGCCACGTCGTCGCCCACCTCGGGGCGGGCGCGACCTCGGCCGCGGGCGGCAGCATCCCGATGACGTCGGGCACGCCGCAGCACACCGTGTCGTTCGACGTCACGGTCGACCTGGACGCGACGAACGCGCAGCAGATCGTCAACGGCGCCGCCATGACGTACCGCGGTGCGACGACGTACGCGTCCGCCGCGTCGGCGTCCAACGTGCTGATCGACCCGGTCGTCGCGGCGCCGCTGCCGGGCGGGAACCGTCCGCCCGTCGCGACGCCGCACGTGCTCACGTTCTCCCCCACGCAGAGCCAGCGCGCGATCGACGTCCCGGTGCTCACGGGTGACACCGACCCCGACGGCGACACGCTGACCGTCGTGGCGGTGACCGACGCGGCCGGCGGGAGCGTCGAGATCCGGCCCGACGGCACCGTGCGGTACACGCCGCGCGACGACTTCGCCGGTCGTGACGTGTTCACCTACACGATCCAGGACCCGGGCGGCTACCGCGCCACGGCCTCCGTGCAGATCGAGGTGCTCAACACCGCCCCGAACGCCGTCGCCGACACCGCGACCACGCGCGGCGCCACGCCCGTGGACGTCGACGTGCTCGTCAACGACGACGACCCCAACGGCGACACGCTGCGCCTGCGGTCCGCCGGCCCGACGAGCGCCAACGGCGGCACGGTCACCGTCCTCGACGACGACACCGTGACCTACACGCCGCGCGCCGGCTTCAAGGGCACGGACACGTTCGAGTACGTCGTCGAGGACTCGCGCGGCATGACCGACACCGCGGTCGTGACGGTCACCGTCACCAACAACGCGCCCGTCGCCGTCGCCGACTCCTACACGGTCAACACGGGCGCGTCACGGTCCGTCGCGCTGCTCACCAACGACACCGACGCCGACGGCGACACGCTCGGCGCGGTCCTCGTCACCGGTCCGTCGCACGGCACGCTGACGCTCAACCCGAACGGCACCGGCACGTACACGTCGAGCGGTTCCTACCGTGGGACGGACTCGTTCACCTACCGGGTCTCGGACGGCACCGCGCAGTCGAACGTCGTCACGGTCACCTTCACCGTCAACGGCGCCCCGACGGCCGGCGACGACACCGCGACCGTCGCGGCCGGGCAGACGTCGGTCGACGTCGACGTCCTGACCAACGACGCCGACGCGGAGGGCGACCTCACGGTCACCGTGACGGGCGCCCCCGCGCACGGCACGACCGCCGTGCAGGCCGACGGCACCGTCCGGTACACGCCGACCGCGGGCTGGGCGGGCACCGACCGGTTCACCTACACGGTGACCGACGAGGGTGGGCTCACGGACACCGCGGAGGTCGTCGTGACCGTCGCGAACACCCCGCCGGTCGCGGTCGACGACACCGCCAGCACCGCCACGAACACGTCGGCGAGCCACGTCGCCGTGCTCGCGAACGACACCGACGTGAACGTCACCGCGGGGGTCGCCGGGCAGTCGCTGCGCGTCGTCTCCGCGACTGCCGACCGCGGGACGGTGGACGTCGAGACCGACGGGACGCTGAGCGTCCATCCGCCGACCGGCTTCTCCGGCACGATCGTCGTGACCTACACGGTCGGCGACGGGGCCGGCGGCACCGACGTCGGCGAGCTGCGGGTGACCGTCGCCAACGGCTCGCCGTCCGCGGTCGCCGACGGCCCGGTGAGCACGCCGACCGACCGGTCCGTGCTGGTCGACGTGCTCGACAACGACACCGACCCGAACACGGCCGACGTCCTGTCGATCGTCCCCGGCTCGGTCACGACGCCGCGCGACGCGGGCGGCACCGCCCGCGGCACGGCCGTGATCGAGGACGGCGAGGTGCGCTACACGCCGCCGACCGGCTGGGCCGGCACCGTGACGTTCACGTACGACGTCACCGACGGCGACGTGACGGCCACCGGCACGGTCACCGTGACCGTCGCCAACGCCGCGCCCGTCGCGGTCGACGACACCGCCTCCACGCCCTCGGGCACGGCGGTCACCGTGGACGTGCTCGGCGACGACACCGACGCGAACATCCCCGGCACCGACCAGGTGCTCACCGTGACCGGCGCGACCGCCGACCACGGCGCGACCGTCGTCGTCGAGGCCGACGGCCGCCTCACCGTCACGCCGGCCGCGGGCTTCGCGGGCGACGTCACCGTCACCTACACGGTGTCGGACGGCGCGGGTGGCACGGACACCGGCACGCTCGTCGTGACCGTCGCCAACGCGGCACCCGTCGTGCCCGCCGTGAACGGCACGACGCCGTACGCGACGCCCGTCGAGCTCGACCTGCTGGACGGCGTCACCGACGCCAACGGCGACCCGCTCACCGTGACGGTCGGCACCCCCACCGGCGCCGACGGCACGACGCGCGGCACCGTGACCGTCACGAACGGCGTCGCGACGTACACCCCGCCCGCCGGGTACTCCGGCACGGTCACCTTCACGTACACCGTCGACGACGGGACCGACACGACCACCGCCACGGTGACCGTCGTCGTCGGGAACGCCGCCCCGGTCGTCGTCAAGGCACCGACCGGCCGCTCCACCGTCAGGACGGACGCCGGGTCCGCCGTGACCGTCGACGTCCTGGCCGGCGTCACCGACCCCGACGGCGGCACCGTCACCGTCGTCGACGTGAGCCAGCCGTCCTCCGGCACCGTGACGATCGTCGACGGCAAGGTCGTCTACGTCCCGGCGCCCGGGTTCACCGGCACCGTGACCTTCACCTACACCGTGGTCGACGACCAGGGCGCCCGCACCACGGGCACCGTCACGGTCGAGGTCGTCGACGGGCGGGCGGCCCTCGCCACGACCGGCGCGGACGTCGCGTGGGTCGGCGGGGCGGCGCTCGTGCTGCTGACCCTCGGTGCGGCGCTCGTCGTCGTCCGCCGCCGCCGGGGGGTCACTGCCGCCTGA
- a CDS encoding ABC transporter ATP-binding protein, translated as MTRDTTPIASARGLVKTYGRGDTAVHALAGVDVDFGRGELTAIMGPSGSGKSTLMHCMAGLDRTDAGTVVVDGLEVSGMNERRLTKLRRDRLGFVFQAFNLVPTLTALENITLPLDIARRPVDRAHLDTVVRAVGLADRLDHKPSELSGGQQQRVACARALVTRPAVVFADEPTGNLDSTSSAEVLGFLRRSVDELGQSVVMVTHDPTAASYAHRVLFLADGRLVGEVVDPTADSVLAALAALRPARPATSNGTPVAAVQPAAL; from the coding sequence ATGACGAGGGACACGACCCCGATCGCGAGCGCGCGCGGGCTGGTCAAGACGTACGGCAGGGGCGACACCGCGGTGCACGCCCTCGCAGGGGTCGACGTCGACTTCGGCCGCGGCGAGCTCACGGCGATCATGGGGCCGTCCGGGTCCGGCAAGTCGACCCTCATGCACTGCATGGCGGGGCTCGACCGCACCGACGCGGGCACGGTCGTCGTCGACGGGCTCGAGGTGTCCGGCATGAACGAGCGGCGCCTCACGAAGCTGCGCCGCGACCGCCTCGGGTTCGTCTTCCAGGCCTTCAACCTCGTGCCCACCCTGACCGCGCTCGAGAACATCACGCTGCCCCTCGACATCGCGCGGCGACCCGTCGACCGCGCCCACCTCGACACCGTCGTGCGCGCCGTCGGTCTCGCGGACCGCCTCGACCACAAGCCGTCCGAGCTGTCCGGCGGGCAGCAGCAGCGCGTCGCGTGCGCGCGCGCCCTCGTCACCCGGCCCGCGGTCGTGTTCGCCGACGAGCCGACCGGCAACCTCGACTCCACGTCGTCGGCCGAGGTGCTCGGCTTCCTGCGCCGGTCCGTCGACGAGCTCGGGCAGTCCGTCGTCATGGTCACCCACGACCCGACCGCCGCGTCGTACGCGCACCGCGTGCTGTTCCTCGCCGACGGGCGCCTCGTGGGGGAGGTCGTCGACCCGACCGCCGACTCGGTGCTCGCGGCACTCGCGGCGCTGCGCCCGGCGCGTCCGGCCACCTCGAACGGCACGCCCGTGGCGGCCGTCCAGCCCGCGGCCCTCTGA